A stretch of the uncultured Desulfobacter sp. genome encodes the following:
- a CDS encoding dynamin family protein: MHETLLKDEVEQIFQFAYSQIGDTGSLQSLKHELYKFHEQLYQPMRVAVVGKIKTGKSTLMNALLGEKIVATGNKELTFNVNWLKYAENQGVCVHFKDDAPPEFHSMEQLEALTRRNEAKKDFLLRIKYLEVFYPNNVLKSFHLIDTPGLESFFVEDSKNTMDFLGLSPANVDEATQSAARGADAVLFLFNQSLANTDQSLMEEFHGDVLQGASPINAIGILNKIDAYWPSVDAPKSSGEKIARGLMDGHPSVKKLFYRIYPVCGLLAFGAKTLTQQEFETLLVLSKIQKTRFEKLLRNNKRFAFREYDDIPVSPQLRQALLERLGQYGINEAYRLVQSGVNNQEELCKALIELSGFQALLTCIESHFGNRSFLIKLHNCFKQIKASCFKSYQTLSDTHRKTIDAINGKFEALESNQISFQEFQVLQSYYEGKLKFSNVEADQLLAVTGEFGSSCWERLGMDENTSMNTLIAMAEKYQQSWHNKANDFLDTDRRTIFAASILARSYQRVLFHLKEASKYLYI; encoded by the coding sequence ATGCATGAAACCCTGTTAAAGGACGAGGTCGAACAGATTTTTCAATTTGCATACAGCCAAATTGGAGATACAGGGTCCCTTCAAAGTCTTAAACATGAGTTGTATAAATTTCATGAACAGCTGTATCAACCCATGCGGGTGGCTGTTGTCGGAAAAATTAAGACTGGAAAATCAACATTAATGAATGCCCTTTTGGGCGAAAAAATTGTTGCAACCGGTAATAAGGAACTCACATTTAATGTAAACTGGCTGAAATATGCAGAAAATCAAGGTGTTTGTGTGCATTTTAAAGACGATGCACCACCGGAGTTCCACTCTATGGAGCAGTTGGAAGCCCTCACACGCAGGAATGAGGCGAAAAAGGACTTTCTCCTTCGAATTAAGTATCTTGAAGTCTTTTATCCAAACAATGTCCTGAAATCATTTCATCTTATTGACACCCCCGGTTTAGAATCCTTTTTTGTTGAAGATTCTAAAAATACAATGGATTTTTTAGGCCTTAGCCCGGCAAATGTGGATGAGGCCACCCAGTCTGCTGCCAGGGGTGCCGATGCAGTTCTTTTTCTTTTTAATCAAAGTCTTGCCAACACGGATCAGTCTTTGATGGAGGAGTTTCATGGCGATGTACTGCAAGGTGCATCACCCATCAATGCCATTGGTATTCTCAACAAAATTGATGCGTATTGGCCAAGTGTTGATGCGCCAAAGTCTTCCGGAGAAAAAATCGCCAGAGGATTGATGGACGGCCATCCATCCGTTAAGAAATTATTTTACAGAATTTATCCGGTATGCGGGCTTCTGGCATTTGGTGCAAAAACCTTAACGCAACAAGAATTTGAAACTCTCCTGGTTTTGTCTAAAATACAAAAAACACGGTTTGAAAAGCTTCTTCGCAACAACAAAAGATTTGCGTTCCGGGAATATGACGATATCCCGGTATCTCCGCAACTGCGGCAAGCACTGCTGGAAAGGCTGGGACAATATGGCATAAACGAGGCATACCGCCTTGTTCAATCCGGCGTAAATAATCAGGAGGAACTGTGTAAGGCATTGATTGAATTGAGCGGGTTTCAAGCACTGTTAACTTGTATTGAATCCCATTTCGGCAACCGTTCCTTTTTAATTAAACTGCACAACTGTTTTAAACAAATAAAAGCAAGCTGTTTCAAGTCGTATCAAACACTTTCTGACACCCATAGAAAAACAATTGATGCGATCAATGGTAAGTTTGAAGCACTTGAAAGTAACCAAATTTCTTTTCAGGAGTTTCAAGTTTTGCAGAGCTACTATGAGGGGAAACTCAAATTTTCCAATGTTGAAGCAGATCAACTGCTTGCTGTTACTGGTGAGTTTGGTTCTTCCTGCTGGGAACGCCTGGGGATGGATGAAAATACCAGCATGAACACCTTAATTGCTATGGCCGAAAAATATCAACAGTCTTGGCATAATAAGGCAAATGATTTCCTGGATACGGATCGTAGAACCATTTTCGCAGCATCAATCCTGGCACGTTCGTATCAGAGAGTTCTGTTCCATTTGAAGGAGGCCAGCAAATACCTCTACATTTGA
- a CDS encoding radical SAM protein — translation MRYNHIFGPVPSRRLGLSLGVDLVRHKTCSLDCIYCECGPTTNLTVKRAAYVPFDEVKAELTHYFDNHPDPDYVTFSGSGEPTLSPDIGRIIDFIKEKKPKIRVAVLTNATLLSDPAVRKDLNRADLVMPSLDAVTPETFEKINRPAGQLNIHEVIEGLKAFAGSFQGELWLEVFILPGVNDAEKELEPLGEIIRDINPTRVQLNTLDRPGAVPGLKPASKQDLDRVAGIINAANVEIIARVKDLTSGDQISDAKMEAMVIETIHRRPCTVEDLTAALNLEKGKLEILMKRLILENKIESVQQERGTFYQTIKATL, via the coding sequence ATGAGATATAATCATATATTCGGCCCGGTCCCTTCAAGGCGCCTCGGGCTTTCGTTAGGCGTGGATCTTGTCCGTCACAAAACCTGCTCACTGGATTGTATTTACTGCGAGTGCGGTCCGACCACCAACCTTACAGTGAAACGAGCGGCATATGTTCCCTTTGATGAGGTTAAAGCAGAATTAACCCATTACTTTGACAACCATCCTGACCCGGACTATGTAACATTTTCAGGATCTGGAGAGCCTACCTTAAGTCCGGACATCGGCAGAATCATTGACTTTATCAAAGAAAAAAAGCCCAAAATCCGGGTGGCTGTACTGACCAATGCCACCTTGCTGTCAGACCCTGCCGTCAGAAAGGATTTAAACCGGGCCGACCTGGTTATGCCCTCCCTGGATGCCGTAACCCCCGAAACCTTTGAAAAAATCAACCGGCCTGCCGGACAGCTTAATATCCATGAGGTTATTGAGGGACTTAAAGCGTTTGCCGGGTCTTTCCAGGGAGAGCTGTGGCTGGAGGTGTTTATCCTGCCAGGGGTCAACGATGCAGAAAAAGAACTTGAACCTTTAGGCGAAATCATCCGTGACATAAATCCCACCCGGGTTCAGCTTAATACCCTGGACCGGCCCGGGGCTGTACCAGGGCTCAAACCTGCTTCAAAACAGGACCTTGACCGGGTGGCCGGAATCATTAATGCCGCCAATGTGGAGATCATTGCCCGTGTAAAGGATCTGACATCAGGTGACCAGATCAGCGACGCAAAAATGGAAGCCATGGTTATTGAAACCATTCACCGCCGCCCCTGCACTGTAGAGGACCTGACTGCGGCGTTGAACCTTGAAAAAGGAAAACTTGAAATTTTGATGAAACGGCTGATCTTGGAAAACAAAATTGAATCAGTTCAGCAGGAACGGGGAACGTTTTACCAGACCATAAAAGCGACCCTATAG
- a CDS encoding PAS domain S-box protein, with amino-acid sequence MLEKLPIIVFSVILLALVTACAPDLPSAAPPNKTDLLTAVGLALLFGLLVCFIWTRSLHRLVSKRTNELHQSEMRYRSISEDMPVMICRFLPGGELTYVNAAYSKYFAKTAETLIGSCFLSLIPKEDHKQVMHALATLTPDAPTQTHEHRVHAPNGETRWQRWTNRALFDAAGNAVAFQSIGEDITEWKQTTERLSYVIQGINAGTWEWNVQTGETIFNERWAEIIGYTLDEISPISIDTWTKFCHPDDIEESKRLLRRCFDGRAEYYTYESRMRHKNGEWIWVLDRGKVITWTQDGKPEWMYGTHQDTTERNAAEAKLKANEAKLRLMIEQSPLGVCINDLDGTFISANPAYQKLTGYTEEELKKLTFFDITHPDDRPENRRLFHGMTFKENVNFRMKKRYIRKDGAEISVIIHAGPICDPSGAPLFGLALIEDTTERKKDKKEREELQGQLSQAQKMEAVGRLAGGVAHDFNNMLTIILGNTEMAMEYLDPEHPVHGDLEEIKKAAERSTNLVRQLLAFARKQTISPEVLDLNITVAGMIKMLKRLIGEDIDLVWVPGKALWPVKIDPGQIDQILANLCINARDAIAGVGKMTIETNNVMLDEAYCAVHAGFKPGEYAMLAVSDNGCGMDAQTLNKVFEPFFTTKAQDKGTGLGLSTVYGVVKQNQGFINVYSEPDQGTTFRIYLPHHRTDAVPLPDQGPEILTRGAYETILLVEDEPSILKVTMRMLERNGYTVVAASTPGEAIELAHTYSGEIHLLMTDVIMPEMNGRDLAHNICNHYPNLKCLFMSGYTANVIAHHGVLDKDVNFIQKPFSKGDLALKLREVLDEK; translated from the coding sequence ATGCTTGAAAAGCTGCCCATAATTGTGTTTTCGGTCATACTGCTTGCACTGGTGACGGCATGCGCCCCGGATCTACCTTCAGCTGCGCCCCCAAACAAGACGGATCTTTTGACCGCTGTGGGACTGGCTCTGCTGTTTGGCTTGCTGGTTTGCTTTATCTGGACGCGATCACTTCACAGATTGGTATCCAAGCGGACCAATGAGCTGCACCAAAGTGAAATGCGTTATCGAAGCATATCCGAGGATATGCCCGTAATGATCTGCCGTTTTCTGCCAGGGGGTGAACTGACCTATGTCAATGCGGCATATAGTAAATATTTTGCCAAAACGGCAGAAACACTGATAGGATCCTGTTTTTTGTCACTTATCCCCAAGGAAGACCACAAGCAGGTTATGCACGCATTAGCCACCCTAACGCCGGACGCCCCGACCCAAACTCACGAACATAGAGTGCATGCACCAAATGGCGAAACGCGCTGGCAGCGTTGGACCAACCGGGCTTTGTTTGACGCCGCTGGAAACGCCGTTGCTTTTCAGTCCATTGGTGAGGATATCACTGAATGGAAGCAGACAACGGAACGACTCTCCTATGTCATCCAGGGCATCAATGCCGGCACCTGGGAATGGAACGTGCAGACAGGGGAAACAATATTCAACGAACGCTGGGCCGAGATTATCGGTTACACGCTGGATGAAATATCGCCCATATCCATTGATACATGGACTAAATTCTGCCACCCCGACGACATAGAAGAGTCTAAGCGACTGCTGCGGAGATGTTTTGACGGTCGTGCCGAGTATTATACCTATGAATCCCGTATGCGCCATAAAAACGGCGAGTGGATATGGGTACTTGATCGTGGAAAAGTCATCACCTGGACCCAGGACGGCAAACCGGAGTGGATGTATGGTACACATCAGGATACCACCGAACGAAATGCGGCTGAAGCAAAACTCAAAGCCAACGAGGCAAAACTGCGGCTGATGATCGAACAATCGCCCTTAGGTGTCTGCATCAATGATTTGGACGGCACTTTCATATCAGCAAATCCAGCATATCAAAAACTTACAGGTTACACCGAAGAAGAGCTTAAAAAGCTCACCTTTTTTGATATAACGCATCCCGACGACCGCCCTGAAAACAGACGACTTTTCCATGGCATGACCTTTAAGGAAAACGTCAATTTCCGTATGAAAAAAAGATATATCCGTAAGGATGGCGCTGAAATTTCCGTCATCATCCATGCAGGACCGATCTGCGATCCGTCTGGTGCGCCACTGTTCGGTCTGGCGCTTATTGAAGACACCACAGAGCGGAAAAAAGACAAAAAAGAGCGTGAAGAACTCCAGGGGCAGTTATCCCAGGCCCAAAAAATGGAAGCCGTGGGGCGTCTTGCAGGCGGTGTGGCCCATGATTTCAACAACATGCTGACAATTATCCTCGGCAACACGGAGATGGCCATGGAATATTTAGATCCAGAGCATCCCGTCCATGGCGATCTCGAAGAAATCAAAAAAGCGGCCGAACGTTCCACCAATCTGGTCAGGCAACTGCTGGCCTTTGCCCGCAAACAAACCATATCTCCTGAAGTCCTGGACCTGAACATAACCGTGGCGGGTATGATCAAAATGTTAAAGCGGCTTATCGGCGAAGATATTGATCTGGTCTGGGTGCCGGGCAAGGCATTGTGGCCGGTCAAAATAGATCCCGGCCAGATCGACCAGATCCTGGCCAACCTGTGTATCAATGCCCGGGATGCCATTGCAGGCGTAGGTAAAATGACCATTGAAACCAACAATGTGATGTTAGATGAAGCTTACTGCGCCGTTCATGCAGGCTTTAAGCCTGGGGAATATGCGATGCTGGCTGTGAGCGACAATGGTTGCGGCATGGATGCCCAGACGCTCAATAAGGTCTTCGAACCCTTTTTCACCACCAAGGCACAAGACAAAGGCACCGGCCTTGGCCTGTCCACCGTATATGGCGTGGTCAAGCAAAATCAGGGGTTTATTAACGTTTACAGCGAACCGGACCAGGGAACAACATTCAGAATCTATTTGCCCCACCACAGGACTGATGCTGTCCCATTGCCGGACCAAGGGCCGGAAATCCTGACCAGGGGGGCCTATGAGACAATTCTTCTGGTGGAAGACGAGCCGTCCATACTAAAAGTGACCATGCGGATGTTGGAACGAAATGGGTATACTGTGGTTGCCGCCTCTACCCCAGGGGAGGCCATAGAACTTGCCCACACATACAGCGGTGAGATTCACTTGCTCATGACCGACGTAATCATGCCTGAAATGAACGGTCGAGACCTGGCCCACAACATCTGTAATCACTATCCCAATCTCAAGTGTCTGTTCATGTCCGGATACACGGCGAACGTGATTGCACACCACGGTGTCTTGGACAAGGACGTGAACTTCATCCAAAAACCGTTCTCCAAAGGAGACCTGGCCCTCAAATTGCGGGAGGTACTCGATGAAAAATAA
- a CDS encoding argininosuccinate synthase encodes MAKEKVVLAYSGGLDTSVILKWLLEQGYEVFAYMADIGQDEDFQAAEQKALKIGASKVFIEDMKKEFVTDYIFPVFKSNTVYEGRYLLGTAIARPIIAKKQIEIAKQVGAQYVSHGATGKGNDQVRFELSYYALNPAIKVIAPWKNPDFLNAFQGRSDLLDYAEKHGIPTKQTAAKPYSEDDNLLHISHEAGILEDPGTVCDESIYCRTVSPEKAPDSPTRITIEFKDGIPVKVKNLEDGTEKTDALELFLYLNQLGSENGIGRLDMVENRFVGIKSRGVYETPGGAILHEAHKDIEGIAMDREVMRLRDMLAPRLGELVYYGFWFSPEMEFLMAAIDKSQELIDGEVTLKLFKGVAYPISRTSPSSLYNQNLSSMDITGGYNQEDAEGFIRVNAIRLMAHRDITGRN; translated from the coding sequence ATGGCAAAGGAAAAAGTGGTTCTGGCGTATTCGGGCGGACTGGATACGTCGGTTATCCTCAAATGGCTGCTGGAACAGGGTTACGAAGTATTTGCATACATGGCCGACATCGGCCAGGATGAAGATTTTCAGGCGGCAGAACAAAAAGCCCTTAAAATCGGTGCCTCAAAAGTATTCATCGAAGATATGAAAAAAGAATTTGTCACCGATTATATATTCCCCGTTTTCAAATCAAATACGGTTTACGAAGGCCGCTATCTTTTAGGTACAGCCATTGCCCGCCCCATCATTGCCAAAAAGCAGATTGAAATTGCAAAACAAGTCGGCGCCCAATATGTGTCCCACGGCGCCACAGGCAAAGGTAACGACCAGGTACGGTTTGAGCTGTCTTACTATGCCCTGAATCCGGCCATAAAAGTCATTGCACCGTGGAAAAACCCGGATTTTCTCAACGCGTTCCAGGGCCGTTCCGACCTTCTGGACTATGCAGAAAAACACGGAATTCCAACCAAGCAGACGGCAGCCAAGCCCTATAGCGAAGATGACAACCTGCTGCACATTTCCCATGAAGCAGGTATCCTTGAAGATCCGGGCACCGTATGCGATGAAAGCATCTACTGCCGCACCGTATCCCCGGAAAAAGCCCCGGACAGCCCCACACGCATCACCATTGAATTTAAAGACGGTATCCCGGTCAAGGTGAAAAATTTGGAAGACGGCACCGAAAAAACAGATGCTTTAGAATTATTCTTGTATCTGAACCAGCTGGGCTCCGAAAATGGCATCGGGCGTCTGGACATGGTGGAAAACCGATTTGTGGGCATCAAGTCCAGGGGGGTTTATGAGACACCGGGCGGAGCCATCCTGCACGAGGCACACAAAGACATTGAAGGCATTGCCATGGACCGGGAGGTCATGCGTCTTCGGGATATGCTGGCGCCCAGGCTCGGAGAACTGGTCTACTACGGTTTCTGGTTCAGCCCTGAGATGGAGTTTCTCATGGCAGCCATTGATAAAAGCCAGGAACTCATTGACGGCGAAGTGACTCTGAAACTGTTCAAAGGGGTGGCCTACCCCATCTCCAGAACCTCACCATCTTCTCTGTACAACCAGAACCTGTCCTCTATGGATATCACCGGTGGTTACAACCAGGAAGATGCCGAAGGCTTTATCCGCGTCAACGCCATCCGCCTGATGGCCCACAGGGACATCACCGGCAGAAATTAA
- a CDS encoding endonuclease/exonuclease/phosphatase family protein — protein MAENSLISDSEKDKNRPGDRVTVMTFNLRFGLAKDGPHDWENRKPLVAQILDTYPCDFIGFQEVNHFQAEFLSRSLAHHGCIGWRYRGKKWWQNNLILFDPSWECLGHRHFFLSHSPNIPSRLPGSRWPRQCVIGWFKKDDRYLLMANTHFDFTAEVQQKSAGLVMEFLQRFPKGVPQIITGDFNATPGSPAYHCFKSRGFDLALDGRPVTTFHDFTGKETGLHIDWILYRNGLSPVSEKVIQDSFDGLFPSDHYPVWAAFTLDAHDLQK, from the coding sequence ATGGCAGAAAATTCCTTAATATCCGACTCTGAAAAGGATAAAAATCGACCCGGTGACCGGGTCACCGTCATGACGTTTAATCTCCGGTTCGGTCTGGCTAAAGACGGCCCGCATGATTGGGAAAACAGGAAGCCTTTGGTGGCGCAAATTCTGGACACCTACCCCTGTGATTTTATCGGCTTCCAGGAGGTCAACCATTTTCAGGCCGAATTTCTGAGCCGTTCACTGGCGCACCACGGTTGTATTGGCTGGCGCTATAGAGGGAAAAAGTGGTGGCAGAACAACCTGATTCTGTTTGATCCCTCCTGGGAATGCCTGGGCCACCGTCACTTTTTTTTAAGCCATAGCCCAAACATCCCCTCCCGGCTACCCGGTTCCAGATGGCCACGGCAGTGCGTCATTGGATGGTTTAAAAAGGACGACCGGTATTTGCTCATGGCCAACACCCATTTTGATTTTACTGCCGAGGTCCAACAGAAAAGTGCCGGTCTGGTCATGGAATTTCTTCAACGTTTTCCAAAGGGCGTGCCGCAGATCATTACCGGCGACTTTAATGCTACCCCGGGGTCGCCTGCCTACCACTGTTTTAAGTCCCGTGGATTTGATTTGGCCTTGGACGGCAGACCTGTCACCACTTTCCACGATTTTACCGGGAAAGAAACAGGTCTTCACATTGATTGGATACTCTACAGGAACGGCCTGTCTCCTGTATCCGAAAAAGTGATACAAGATTCCTTTGATGGCCTTTTCCCATCTGATCACTACCCGGTTTGGGCCGCTTTTACTTTGGACGCCCACGATTTACAAAAATAA
- a CDS encoding 4Fe-4S binding protein, whose protein sequence is MHKIDPDECQSCGACASACPVEAISMPDGKNYFEISDECTDCGECEAECGFHAIFTE, encoded by the coding sequence ATGCATAAAATAGACCCCGATGAATGTCAGTCCTGCGGCGCATGCGCAAGCGCCTGTCCTGTTGAAGCCATCAGCATGCCGGACGGAAAAAATTATTTCGAAATAAGCGACGAATGTACAGATTGCGGCGAATGTGAAGCTGAATGCGGTTTCCACGCAATTTTTACTGAGTAG
- a CDS encoding DUF2058 domain-containing protein encodes MGLSLQDQLLKAGIADKKQAKKANQEKRIKRKKNKGKKTTPEVNQTRQNQLAQAKRSRELNRESNREKEKQAKLAQVKQLIEENRLDLNKYEDPYYFKVGKKIKKLYVNNDITQKLERGQLAIVTLNSVYEIVPAEVARKIEDRDPDSLVVLHNPEEA; translated from the coding sequence ATGGGACTGTCTTTACAGGATCAGCTCCTGAAAGCCGGGATAGCTGATAAAAAACAGGCTAAAAAAGCCAATCAAGAGAAGCGGATTAAGCGGAAAAAAAATAAAGGCAAGAAGACGACGCCTGAGGTCAATCAAACCCGGCAAAATCAGTTGGCCCAGGCCAAACGAAGCCGGGAACTTAACCGCGAGTCAAACCGGGAGAAAGAAAAACAGGCGAAATTGGCCCAGGTGAAGCAGCTGATAGAAGAGAACCGACTGGACCTGAATAAGTACGAAGATCCATACTATTTCAAGGTCGGCAAGAAAATAAAAAAACTATATGTAAATAATGACATCACCCAAAAACTTGAACGGGGGCAACTTGCCATTGTCACGTTGAACAGTGTCTACGAAATAGTTCCGGCTGAAGTTGCCCGGAAAATAGAGGACCGTGACCCCGATTCTTTGGTGGTGCTTCATAACCCCGAAGAAGCGTAG
- the yeiP gene encoding elongation factor P-like protein YeiP has protein sequence MPKACDLKKGQVVEISGEPYLVKHIDVRTPSARGAVTLYKVRFSGIKTRQKYEDSYKGNDMLDEVDLQRKPVQYLYPDGELHVFMDTVEYGQYMISEESIEDELVWLTDGMEDIVGMFIDGNLVAVEIPASLVFEITQTAPGIKGASATARTKPATLSNGVEIQVPEYLENGEMVKVNTETRKYISRA, from the coding sequence ATGCCAAAAGCATGTGATTTAAAAAAAGGCCAGGTGGTGGAGATCAGCGGTGAACCGTACCTGGTTAAACATATCGATGTAAGGACCCCGTCGGCACGAGGGGCCGTCACCCTTTACAAGGTCAGGTTCAGCGGTATTAAGACCCGCCAGAAATATGAGGATTCATATAAAGGCAATGATATGCTCGATGAGGTGGACCTGCAAAGAAAACCGGTCCAGTATCTTTATCCGGACGGGGAGCTGCATGTGTTCATGGATACTGTGGAATATGGCCAGTATATGATTTCCGAAGAGAGCATTGAAGACGAACTGGTATGGCTCACCGACGGCATGGAAGATATTGTGGGCATGTTCATTGACGGCAATCTGGTGGCCGTTGAAATTCCCGCCTCCCTTGTTTTTGAAATCACGCAAACCGCGCCGGGCATCAAGGGGGCCAGCGCTACGGCCCGGACAAAACCTGCCACCCTGTCCAACGGCGTTGAAATCCAGGTGCCTGAATATCTTGAAAACGGCGAGATGGTCAAGGTCAACACCGAAACCAGAAAATATATATCCAGGGCTTAA
- a CDS encoding DHHA2 domain-containing protein has protein sequence MGNKKGPLNLFLSDARSKAQTQDIDMLVFGNEAADLDSVVSAIGLAWVLGNGNNPCTALPLIPTKRADFRLKTESRWVLAQTGIDTENLFFIDDIQPLETLISRVRGFALVDHNRPANGFLKYEEKIKFIMDHHEDLKLYPYALGRIEPVGSCATLVGEDLIKESKDTAKKIPKSLAALLLGAILIDTVNLDPKAGRVTPRDKLVADLLTPIAGLNTNTFYQGIRAAKSDISEMDTRDLLRRDCKAFQFNKVSCTVASVPLDLEQWMVRDMNLAKGIESYAKEVQADILMTMNTQRMPEFSRGISVFCKSPVLFTTISAMLTFNLDLEIITPPQGFACGNVHFFRQGNLSLSRKKLEPILDQYFSKLEQPY, from the coding sequence ATGGGAAATAAAAAAGGCCCGCTCAACCTGTTTTTGTCTGATGCCCGATCCAAGGCCCAAACCCAGGACATTGACATGCTGGTATTCGGCAATGAAGCGGCGGATCTGGATTCGGTGGTTTCTGCCATTGGTCTGGCCTGGGTTCTGGGAAACGGGAACAATCCCTGCACAGCCTTACCCCTAATTCCCACCAAACGAGCCGATTTCCGCCTGAAAACAGAAAGCAGGTGGGTCCTTGCGCAAACAGGCATTGACACTGAAAACCTTTTTTTCATAGACGATATCCAACCCTTGGAGACGCTAATATCCCGGGTCAGGGGATTTGCCCTGGTGGACCACAACCGGCCGGCAAACGGTTTTTTAAAGTATGAGGAAAAAATAAAGTTCATCATGGATCACCATGAAGACTTAAAGCTCTACCCCTATGCCCTGGGCCGGATTGAACCGGTGGGTTCCTGTGCCACCCTGGTGGGCGAAGACCTGATTAAAGAAAGCAAAGACACAGCAAAAAAGATTCCCAAAAGCCTTGCTGCCCTCTTGCTTGGGGCCATCCTCATTGACACCGTCAACCTTGATCCCAAGGCCGGACGGGTGACCCCCAGGGACAAATTGGTGGCAGATCTTCTGACGCCCATCGCCGGGCTGAACACAAACACATTTTACCAGGGCATCCGCGCCGCCAAATCAGATATCAGTGAAATGGACACAAGGGATTTGCTCAGGCGGGACTGCAAAGCATTTCAATTCAACAAGGTAAGCTGCACCGTGGCATCAGTGCCTTTGGATCTTGAGCAATGGATGGTCAGGGACATGAATCTTGCCAAGGGCATTGAATCCTATGCAAAGGAGGTGCAGGCAGATATTTTGATGACCATGAACACCCAGCGCATGCCCGAATTTTCAAGGGGGATTTCAGTATTCTGCAAATCCCCCGTTCTTTTCACAACCATTTCCGCCATGCTGACATTCAACCTTGACCTGGAAATAATCACGCCACCCCAAGGCTTTGCATGCGGTAATGTCCACTTTTTCCGTCAAGGCAACTTGAGCCTGTCCAGAAAAAAACTTGAACCGATCCTGGATCAATATTTTTCAAAACTTGAACAACCATATTAA